Genomic DNA from Bosea sp. Tri-49:
GGCGCGATCAGCGGCGCGAAGATCGCGGCGAGCACGATCAGCCCGACGATGCCGGCGCCGAGCCAGCCGCTCCAGTCGAGGCCGTCAAGGGCTTTGCGCAGATTGCTCATGCCGTCGCCCTCTGGCGCGGATCGAGCACGCGGTTGATCAGGTCGGCGCCGAGATTGGCGAAGACGAAGATCGCGGTGAACAGGAAGACGATGCCTTGCAGCAGCAGGAAGTCGCGCTGCGAGATCGCGTTCAAGAGCGCGCGCGACAGGCCGGGGATGTTGAAGACCTGCTCGATGATCAGCGCCCAGCCGAACATGTAGCCGAAGGAGAGCGCCGCGAGATTGATCACCGGCGGCAGCGCATTGACCAGCGCGTAGAACACCACCTGCCGGGACGAGAGGCCCATGGCGCGGGCGGTGCGGACATAGTCGCCGCGCAAGGTCTCCTGCAGGCTCGCCTGCGTCATCCTTGCGAGCACGGCGATGTAGTAGACCGCGAGCGAGAGCGAGGGCATCATGATGCTCTGCAGGTGTAGCGAAAGCCCAGCCGAAAGCGGGGCATAGCCGCCGGGCGGCAGCAGGCGCAGATCGACGGCGAGGAAGCGGATCAAGACGATGCCGAGCCAGAAGGCCGGGATCGACAGGCCGAGCACCGCGGCGAAGCGGCTGACCCGGTCAAAGACCCCACCCGGCCGGAGCGCGGCGAAAACCCCGATGCCGATTCCGCAGACGAGCGCGATGGCGAAGGCGAAGAGCACGATCGACAACGTCACCGGCAGGGCGTTCACAATATCGGTCGCGACGTCGCGGCCGGTGACGAAGGACTTGCCGAAATCCCCGCGCATGACGTCGCCGAGCCAGGCGGCGTATTGCGGCAGGAAGGGCCGGTCGAGGCCGTGGGCCTGCTCGAACTGCGCGATCTGCTCAGCCGTCGCATCGGCCCCGAGCACGATCCGGGCCGGGGAGCCCGGTCCGGAACGCGTCAGCGCGAAGAGCGCGAGGCCGACGAAGAGCAGCGTGCCGATCGAGGAGACGATGCGGCCTGCGATGAGGCGGAGCATGGCAGGCTCGCTCAGACCTTGATCTCGCCGGGGGCGATGGTCAGGCCCTGGTTGACCTTCACATCCTGGAGCGTCTGGCGCCAGAGATTGGAGGCATGGACATAGCCGAGCACGCCGATCGGCGCGTCGCGGGCGGCGAGCGCCTGCAGCTTGCCATAGGACTCCTTGAGCTTGGTCTCCTCGGTCTCGGCGAAGGCCGCAGCGAGCGTCTGGTTGAACTCCGGATTGTTGTAGCCCGTGCTCTTCGACAGCACCTGCTCCGGCGTCAGGCAGACCTGCATGATGTAGCTCGGCTCACCCGGCGACATGAAGACCTGTAGCGCCGCCTGATGCTCGCCGCGGATCGCCTGCTGGATCAGCACCGAGAACTCGTAGACCTTGAGGTTGACCTTGATGCCGATCTTGGCGAGCTGCGCCTGCACGAAGATCGCCGCATCCTTGGTGTCGAGCAGATAGGGCTCGGCCTGGATGCTGAGGTCGAACTCGGCACCGGTGGCATATTTCGACTTGGCCAGCAGGCCCTTGGCCTTGTCGAGGTCGAAGCCGAGCTCCTTGTCGGCCTCGGCGTTGAACCACCAGCCGCGCGAGGGCGCCGGCACGGCCGAAGGCTCGAGCAGCCCGTAATAGACCTTCTCACCGATGGTCTTGCGGTCGATCGCGGCGGAGACCGCCTTGCGGAAGTTCACATCGTCGAAAGGGGCCTTCAGGTTGTTGGTGTACATCAGCAGGGCGCCACCCAGCGTCGGGCGCGAGGCGCCGGTGATGCCCGGCATGGTCTTCAGCCGGTTGAACTCGCGCGGCGGCGGGGCGCTGATCAGGTCGACCTGGCCGGTCAGCAGATAGGCGACGCGGGTGGCGTCCTCCGGGATCATCTTGACGACGAGCCGGTCCCAGTGCGGCAGGCCCTTGCGCCAGTAGTTCGGATTCTTCCTGAAGCTGATGTAGTCGTTCGGCTTCCACTCCTCGAAGACGCCGAAGCCGGTGCCGACCCCGGCCGGGCGCGACTTGAAATAGTCGTCGCCATGCTCCTTGCGCGAGCCGGCGGGATAAATGCCCATGTATTTGGTCAGGAAATAGAGCCAGGGGCCGTAAGGCTCGGAGAGCTCGAACTGAACCTGTAGCGGACCCAGCACCGTGACCTTGGTGATGCGCGTGAAGAGCGAGCGGCGCGCCGCCTTGTTGGCCGGGTCGAGCAGGTAGTCGAAGGAGTATTTCACATCCTCGGCCGTCATCTTCTTGCCGTTGTGGAAGGTGACGTCGTCGCGCAATTCGAAGGTATAGGTCTTCTTGTCGGCCGAAATCGTCGGCAAGGCCTTGGCGAGCTGCGGCTTCAACACGCCGTCGACATCGTACTCGACCAGGTTCTCGAACACGGTCTGGCCGAGAACCATGGCATCGTGATTGAGCTGGTTTATCGGATCGATGGTGATCGGATTGCTCGGCAGGACGATGGTCAGGGTCTTGCCACTGGTTGGCTGGGCGTGGAGCAGGCTCGCGGGCAGGATGCCGCCAAGGGCGCCGCCTGCTGCGGCTGCAAGAAACGCACGGCGATTTGTCGGCACGGTCAGCATCGGATTCCCCCTGTTTTATGGCAATGCCTTGGCGGCGCCGGAGGCCGGCGCCGCGCCGAACGAGGGAAAGCTAGAGCGCTGAGGCGGCGAATAAAAATAAGAAGTGCTTGCCGCTTGATTGTCTCCGGCTATCGTCTTGGCGATGCGCTACACCTTTGGTCAGGCCGAGGCGTTCTACTGGGTGACCCGATTGGGCGGCTTCCGTGTCGCCGCCCAGCATCTCAACCTGTCGCAACCGACGGTGAGCCTGCGCATCAAGGAGCTCGAGCGCATCCTCGGCGGCGAATTGTTCGACCGCTCGCATTATCGCCCGATCCCGACGACGCTGGGCAATACGATCTATGCCGATATCGAGCGCATGCTCGCTCATGCCGAGCAGGTGCAACGCCACAGCAAGGACGGGCTGCGCGGCCGCAGCCTGCTGAGGATCGGCGCGGCCGATTCCTTCGCGGCCGCCATCCTGCCCCCTTTGCTGGCGGCATTGGCGCAGCGCCATGGCGAGCTGCAGGTCGATGTGACCGTCGATTTCAGCACGAAGCTCGAACAACTCCTGCTCGACCGCTCGATCGACATCGCCTTCCTGTCGCAGCCGCGTGCCCATCAGGGGATCACGATCGTCCCGCTCTGGCTGATCGACCTCGTCTGGGTGATCGGCGAGGGACTGCCCTTCCCCGGGAAGGTGGCGACGCCGGAGAACCTCGTCGATCTGCCGATCTTCACCAACGGCTCGCCATCGGGCCTGTTCACCACCATCCAGATGTGGTTCGGCGCGCGCGGGCTGAGACCGCGCCGGCTCAATACCTGCAATCCGCTGACCGTGATCGCGCGCCTCGCCAGCGCCGGCACCGGCGCCGCGATGATCCCGCGCGAGATGATCCACCTCTCCGGCGAGAAGCTGGCTTTGCGGGTGCTGGAGGCCGACCCGCCGATACCCGCGCATAATCTCTGCGCGATGTGGTGGAACAACGAGTCCGCTGACGAATGCGGCTATCTCGCCAACCTCGCCCGCGAGATTGCGATGAACTGATGGGCTCGTGTGCACCCGCAGAGCGATGTCCGCTTTAGGGCAACGACTGAACGTCAGCTTTTGGCGCCGACCGCCCCTCTTCACCGTGAGCCCTTATGCGGGAACGTTCTGTTTGAGGAAGGCAAAGATTTCCGCGGACTGGTCTGGCAGGAAATGATAGCCGTTCTCGATGAAGCATATCTTTGCATGCGGCGCGTTGCGCTCGAGCCGCAGGCGCGTTTCCGCAGAATCGATGAAGACATCTCGCCCGCCGAGGACCGCAAGGATCGGCATCGCCAACCCTCGGAGTTCGTCGTCCGTCAGTCGTGGAATATCCACGATACGTGGTCTCACGGCGCCACTGATGCTGTCCATCAAACCCGCTATGAGCTGGAGCTCGGCAGGCAGCTCCTTCGGCGGCGGGCCGAACACCATTTTGCGAATCTTGCGTTTGCCCCAGGAGCCTAGCAGCAACAGCGGCGCGGCCCACAGCAGCAGGTTTTTCTGGCGGCCGATACCCGCCGGGCACATGAGCGCAAGCGCCCGGACTGCCATCGGCCGGCGCTTCGCATAGTCGAGCGCCAGCCAGCCGCCCAGCGATGTGCCGACCAGACCCATTGCCATGAGCCCTAGCCCCTTGACGACGTCGTCGAGCCATGAGGCGTGAGCGTCGCCGGTCAGATCGGGTCGCACAGGCTCGCTGAGGCCAGGCTCGCCGATGACGTCGACGGCATAGAGGCGAAACCGCGATGCCCACAACGCGATGTCGGGAAGCCAGGCGGCGCTGTTCGCCTGCGCGCCATGGAGCAGGAGGACCGGCGGCGCATCCTTCGGGCCGCATGCGAGCACAAAGGTCCGGCCCTGACATGTCGGCAGATGGAGCTCCTCCTTTGGGACAGGCCAGCGGTCAAGGACATCGCGATAGAGGGCCTCGACCGCCGCGGCGGTACTCTCGCTGCGATAGATGGCGGCCGTCATTTGAGCGCTCGCAATTGCAGGTCCACCAGCTCAAGCAGCCTTGCAGCGTCCGAGGGGCTTGCGATCACGACGATCTTGAGATTGCGACTCGTTGGATCGAACGCCGTGCTGAGGTGCAAAGGCGCTGTCCTTGAGTCTCCCGTCATGCCGGCCGCATTGAGAAGCGATGCCATCCGCTCCGCTCCCTCGGCCGAGATGTCGACAATCTCGACGATGCAGGTCGCGCGAAGAGCGGCGGCCGGGGCCGAATGACCCCGTACGACACCGCTGAATGCGTCCAGCGTCCGCTGATCGATGCGGTACGCCTTCCCGACCTTGGTCGCCGGCAGGCGCCCGTCGCGGATGTAGCGAAGCACCGTCTTGGGATGGAGCTTGAGCTCTTCGGCCGCCTGCTCGACCGTAGCGAGTTTGCCAGACATTGATATTCCCTATCACTCCTATATTAGGGCAGAATAGGTAATAATTAGGATTCGTAAAGGGATTAATGAGAATCATATGGCAGCGAGCATGATGAAAGCCCGGTTGAGCGCCGACCTGCGACATGCCCTGAAGGAGAAGGATCGGCCGCGAGCCGCACTGCTTCGAAGTCTCCTCGCGGCACTCGACAACGCGGAGGCGCCGCCCGCGACCGCAAGCCCGGTATCTGGCCAGGATTTCCGGAGCGGCGCGGCGGAAGTGGAACGACTGGTTCTCGATGACCGTGACGTCCAACGAATCTTGGTTGCGGAGATCGAAGAACGCGAGGGCGCAGCGGCACAATTTGAACGCATGCGTCAGGCTCAGCGCGCTGCAGATTTGCGGTTCGAAGCGACGCTGGCCCGGCAGTATCTAAAGTGACTTGAGCTCGCGAGCGATCGTTTTGGATGTCCGCTTACGGGCGCTCGGCGAGAGTCAGCTATTGGCGCAAGGGCGCCTCATATCCTCCAAGCCGCGTTGCGCCCGGGCTGGACGGCGTCGGCAAGCTGATAGCCGCTGTCGCGGCCGAGGATGTTGACGCCTTTGCCGTCCGGCGAGACCGGACGCCACGCTCCCGAGATGTCGGTTGAGGGTACGCCGGTGTGAGCGAAGCGGGCCCAACTCGCCAGCATCAGCTCGGACAGTTTGGCCTCGGCCTGCCCGGCTCCCACTTTGGCGCTGAAGAACGGGTGTCGATAGGTGCCGAAGACGAACGGGATCTCGGCCGTATGCGGAACGCCGCGCGCCGGTGGCGCGAGGGGATGATCGAATTCGTAGAGATAGGCGGAGTGCCCAGCCCGCGCATGGCGCCTGGCGGCCTCGAGTGCGCGCAGGCGAAAGACGATGTCGCCATAGGCGGCGATCCAACACCTTTTCAGAGCATCGCCCTCGGCCGGCGTCGCGGTGGAACGATAGGCCTCGACGATCTCAGCCACCGGCAGATGCGCGGCCTCCGGGCGATAAATCGCGATCAGGTCGCGGATCATCGCCTGCAACTCGGCCTCCGTCTGCGGCGACTTCAGCCCGCCCACAGCCTTGCCGTCGGGATTGACCAGGTCGTACCAGAACACGCCTTCGTCGCGCGTGGTGCCGATCAGCGCGGGGACGGCCGGCAATTGCCCGTCACGTGGCCAGGCCGTCAGCACCTTGCCATCGAGCACAGGCAGAATCGGCGGGCGTCCGAGCGAGCGCACCATGGCAGGA
This window encodes:
- a CDS encoding ABC transporter substrate-binding protein → MLTVPTNRRAFLAAAAGGALGGILPASLLHAQPTSGKTLTIVLPSNPITIDPINQLNHDAMVLGQTVFENLVEYDVDGVLKPQLAKALPTISADKKTYTFELRDDVTFHNGKKMTAEDVKYSFDYLLDPANKAARRSLFTRITKVTVLGPLQVQFELSEPYGPWLYFLTKYMGIYPAGSRKEHGDDYFKSRPAGVGTGFGVFEEWKPNDYISFRKNPNYWRKGLPHWDRLVVKMIPEDATRVAYLLTGQVDLISAPPPREFNRLKTMPGITGASRPTLGGALLMYTNNLKAPFDDVNFRKAVSAAIDRKTIGEKVYYGLLEPSAVPAPSRGWWFNAEADKELGFDLDKAKGLLAKSKYATGAEFDLSIQAEPYLLDTKDAAIFVQAQLAKIGIKVNLKVYEFSVLIQQAIRGEHQAALQVFMSPGEPSYIMQVCLTPEQVLSKSTGYNNPEFNQTLAAAFAETEETKLKESYGKLQALAARDAPIGVLGYVHASNLWRQTLQDVKVNQGLTIAPGEIKV
- a CDS encoding LysR family transcriptional regulator — translated: MRYTFGQAEAFYWVTRLGGFRVAAQHLNLSQPTVSLRIKELERILGGELFDRSHYRPIPTTLGNTIYADIERMLAHAEQVQRHSKDGLRGRSLLRIGAADSFAAAILPPLLAALAQRHGELQVDVTVDFSTKLEQLLLDRSIDIAFLSQPRAHQGITIVPLWLIDLVWVIGEGLPFPGKVATPENLVDLPIFTNGSPSGLFTTIQMWFGARGLRPRRLNTCNPLTVIARLASAGTGAAMIPREMIHLSGEKLALRVLEADPPIPAHNLCAMWWNNESADECGYLANLAREIAMN
- a CDS encoding alpha/beta fold hydrolase is translated as MTAAIYRSESTAAAVEALYRDVLDRWPVPKEELHLPTCQGRTFVLACGPKDAPPVLLLHGAQANSAAWLPDIALWASRFRLYAVDVIGEPGLSEPVRPDLTGDAHASWLDDVVKGLGLMAMGLVGTSLGGWLALDYAKRRPMAVRALALMCPAGIGRQKNLLLWAAPLLLLGSWGKRKIRKMVFGPPPKELPAELQLIAGLMDSISGAVRPRIVDIPRLTDDELRGLAMPILAVLGGRDVFIDSAETRLRLERNAPHAKICFIENGYHFLPDQSAEIFAFLKQNVPA
- a CDS encoding helix-turn-helix domain-containing protein produces the protein MSGKLATVEQAAEELKLHPKTVLRYIRDGRLPATKVGKAYRIDQRTLDAFSGVVRGHSAPAAALRATCIVEIVDISAEGAERMASLLNAAGMTGDSRTAPLHLSTAFDPTSRNLKIVVIASPSDAARLLELVDLQLRALK
- a CDS encoding GatB/YqeY domain-containing protein encodes the protein MAASMMKARLSADLRHALKEKDRPRAALLRSLLAALDNAEAPPATASPVSGQDFRSGAAEVERLVLDDRDVQRILVAEIEEREGAAAQFERMRQAQRAADLRFEATLARQYLK
- a CDS encoding ABC transporter permease; this translates as MLRLIAGRIVSSIGTLLFVGLALFALTRSGPGSPARIVLGADATAEQIAQFEQAHGLDRPFLPQYAAWLGDVMRGDFGKSFVTGRDVATDIVNALPVTLSIVLFAFAIALVCGIGIGVFAALRPGGVFDRVSRFAAVLGLSIPAFWLGIVLIRFLAVDLRLLPPGGYAPLSAGLSLHLQSIMMPSLSLAVYYIAVLARMTQASLQETLRGDYVRTARAMGLSSRQVVFYALVNALPPVINLAALSFGYMFGWALIIEQVFNIPGLSRALLNAISQRDFLLLQGIVFLFTAIFVFANLGADLINRVLDPRQRATA